Proteins co-encoded in one Oncorhynchus masou masou isolate Uvic2021 chromosome 22, UVic_Omas_1.1, whole genome shotgun sequence genomic window:
- the LOC135509570 gene encoding bromodomain-containing protein 1-like isoform X3, whose amino-acid sequence MMKKKVRHYNRMSTPQRAPSPIKPSPNKETLTYAQAQRMVDLEIDGRVHRISIYDKLDVIADDDPTAQEIMECNSNKENNEKPQQVLVRSVRLKNNQQKKSAALTTTHGAAPQGSALLEPKFRAVEYNLPAVPRRPSIYYKYSEKTAEELDEEVEYDMDEEDYAWLDLLNEKRKSEGVSQVSQNLFEFLMDRFEKESFFASQGRSDPQTLIDEDAVCCICMDGDGQDSNVILFCDSCNIAVHQECYGVPYIPEGQWLCRHCLQCPSRPAECVFCPNKGGALKKTDDDRWGHVVCALWVPEVGFSDTVFIEPIDGVSNIPPARWKLTCYLCKEKGAGACIQCHKVNCYTAFHVSCAQKAGLYMKMEPVKEVTDTGSPTFSVKKTAFCCAHTPKGCTRRPLAIYKEGHAKNGVCHKRGDKRGMTRLKGWQKKKSKRIVVVPEEEAPAVPGPSITPSSFDTILNQVSVQKKKAFVERVLSYWMLKRQSRNGVPLIRRLQANPQPPKPEQPDRRVEDNRVMKEQLKEWHRLRHDLERARLLLEMIRKREKIKREEMKLQQSVLEVQLTPFNILLRAVLDQLQEKDQAKIFAQPVSVKEVPDYLDHIKNPMDFSTMRKRIEAHGYKSLEEFEADFNQIIFNCMKYNAKDTFFHKAGLRLQDQGEAILRKTRRYAERIGFDFVSGMHLPEPPKVEALPPFSWDDVDRILNPANRQHMSLEEQLKELLEKLDLSSAMKSSPSRSKRLKLLKKTITDVRSEIYLKTRHPAAASSEPKPADTEDKPLPPTGHSTQEEGGKSLPPPKLEPLNSSPPLVNSDSHSEPPMLKPIKSNADKSQKTSKCNGVKTATSVPQEPVNGHICNPLFPVSDLSFVATSMLAEPSGTGNRRTNVLLCKSKSASLQKPPRTAEHLPGSPPLGAKTFLSVVIPRLETLLLPRKRTHSSSGDCDEDEESPIKRLDTGLANGFVVEPESEASPSRPLEPRRRCASESSISSSGSVLCSTSTVRVPKNGKGRPSMARRSTVDDKNALITCIENGDFTKAAKIAAEVGNGNIWMPASAATYVLEPLKLVWAKCSGYPSYPALIIDHKMPRAGCHHNGVSLPLPPLDVLRVGEQMQYRSEEKLFLVHFFDNKRSWQWLPRAKMVPFGINKTVDKIKLMEGCSSGIRKAVQTAFHRAVSHLSQVKDKPSSKPCNVD is encoded by the exons AAGAAGAGCGCCGCCCTCACCACCACGCATGGGGCTGCCCCGCAAGGGAGCGCCCTCCTGGAACCCAAGTTCCGCGCAGTGGAGTACAACCTTCCCGCGGTGCCTCGGCGGCCCTCCATATATTATAAGTATTCTGAGAAGACTGCCGAAGAGCTGGATGAGGAAGTGGAGTACGATATGGATGAGGAGGACTACGCTTGGCTGGATCTTCTCAATGAGAAGAGGAAAAGTGAGGGCGTCAGTCAGGTGTCCCAGAACCTCTTTGAGTTCCTTATGGACCGCTTTGAGAAGGAGTCCTTCTTTGCCAGCCAGGGTCGGAGCGACCCGCAGACCCTCATCGATGAGGATGCAGTGTGCTGCATCTGCATGGATGGAGACGGACAGGACAGCAACGTCATCCTCTTCTGTGACTCATGCAACATTGCCGTGCACCAGGAGTGCTACGGTGTTCCCTACATCCCTGAGGGCCAGTGGCTGTGTCGTCACTGCCTCCAGTGCCCCTCACGGCCCGCTGAGTGTGTGTTCTGCCCCAACAAAGGCGGTGCCCTGAAGAAGACTGATGATGACCGCTGGGGCCACGTGGTGTGTGCCCTGTGGGTGCCAGAAGTGGGCTTCTCCGACACAGTCTTTATCGAGCCCATCGACGGTGTCAGCAATATTCCGCCCGCCCGCTGGAAACTCACCTGCTACCTCTGCAAGGAGAAGGGCGCCGGGGCCTGCATCCAGTGTCACAAAGTTAACTGTTACACAGCCTTCCATGTCAGCTGTGCCCAAAAGGCCGGCCTCTACATGAAAATGGAGCCTGTCAAAGAAGTCACAGATACGGGGTCGCCCACTTTCTCTGTGAAGAAAACAGCCTTCTGCTGTGCTCACACTCCTAAAGGGTGCACCCGGAGACCCCTTGCTATCTACAAGGAAGGCCATGCTAAAAACGGTGTCTGTCACAAGAGGGGCGACAAAAGAGGGATGACGAGGTTAAAAGGGTGGCAGAAGAAGAAGAGCAAGAGAATAGTGGTGGTGCCTGAGGAAGAGGCTCCAGCTGTGCCTGGGCCTAGTATAACCCCCAGCAG TTTCGACACGATCCTCAATCAAGTGTCTGTCCAGAAGAAGAAGGCGTTTGTGGAGCGGGTCCTGAGCTACTGGAtgctgaagagacagtcgaggaacGGCGTGCCACTGATCAGGCGGCTACAGGCCAACCCTCAACCCCCCAAACCAGAGCAGCCG GATCGCAGGGTGGAGGATAATCGAGTGATGAAGGAGCAGCTAAAGGAATGGCACCGCCTACGCCACGACCTGGAGCGAGCTCGCCTACTGCTCGAAATGATCAGGAAGAGGgagaagataaagagagaggag ATGAAGCTCCAACAGTCCGTTCTAGAGGTACAGCTCACACCCTTCAACATTCTACTACGCGCTGTCCTGGACCAGCTTCAGGAGAAGGACCAGGCCAAGATCTTTGCCCAGCCTGTCAGCGTTAAAGAG GTGCCTGACTACTTGGACCACATCAAGAACCCAATGGACTTCTCCACCATGAGGAAGCGCATTGAGGCCCACGGCTACAAGAGCCTGGAGGAGTTTGAGGCCGACTTCAACCAGATCATATTCAACTGCATGAAGTACAACGCCAAGGACACGTTCTTCCACAAGGCCGGTCTGCGTCTACAAGACCAAGGCGAGGCCATCCTCAGGAAGACTCGTCGGTATGCAGAGCGAATCGGCTTTGACTTTGTCAGCGGGATGCACCTCCCTGAGCCGCCCAAGGTGGAGGCTCTTCCCCCTTTCTCCTGGGACGATG TGGACCGGATACTAAACCCAGCCAACCGCCAGCACATGTCTTTGGAGGAGCAACTTAAAGAGCTGCTGGAGAAGCTGGACCTGAGCAGTGCCATGAAGTCCAGTCCGTCTCGCAGCAAGCGACTGAAGCTGCTCAAAAAGACCATCACAGATGTTCGCAGCGAGATATACCTAAAGACGAGGCACCCCGCTGCCGCTTCCTCTGAACCGAAACCAGCAGATACTGAGGATAAACCGCTGCCTCCCACTGGACACAGCACACAGGAAGAAG GAGGCAAGTCTTTGCCCCCACCAAAACTAGAGCCGTTGAACTCTTCGCCGCCGCTTGTCAACTCAGACAGTCATTCAGAACCTCCCATGCTCAAGCCCATCAAATCCAATGCAGACAAGAGCCAGAAGACCTCCAAGTGCAACGGCGTCAAGACCGCTACCTCTGTACCCCAGGAACCCGTCAACGGGCACATCTGTAACCCGCTGTTCCCAGTCAGTGACCTCAGTTTCGTGGCCACCTCTATGCTCGCAGAGCCCTCTGGCACGGGCAACAGGCGGACCAATGTGCTCTTATGCAAGTCCAAGAGTGCTAGCCTGCAGAAGCCCCCAAGGACAGCAGAGCACTTGCCCGGCTCCCCGCCGCTGGGGGCCAAAACCTTCCTCTCTGTTGTCATTCCTCGCCTTGAGACCCTCCTTTTACCCAGAAAGAGGACCCACAGCTCCAGTGGAGACTGTGACGAAGATGAGGAATCGCCCATCAAGCGCCTTGACACAG GACTAGCTAATGGCTTTGTCGTTGAGCCAGAGAGCGAGGCTAGCCCCAGTAGGCCGCTGGAGCCTCGCCGACGCTGTGCCTCTGAGTCCAGCATCTCCTCTAGCGGCAGCGTGCTGTGTAGCACAAG CACGGTCAGAGTGCCAAAAAACGGAAAAGGGAGGCCATCCATGGCACGTAGGAGCACAGTGGACGACAAAAACGCACTCATCACCTGTATCGAAAATGGGGACTTTACCAAAGCCGCTAAGATTGCAGCAG AAGTTGGCAACGGAAATATTTGGATGCCTGCTAGTGCTGCAACATATGTACTGGAACCCCTTAAACTAGTTTGGGCAAAGTGTAGTGGATATCCCTCCTACCCCGCCTTG ATCATAGACCACAAGATGCCGAGGGCGGGGTGTCACCACAAcggggtctctctccctctaccccctctggACGTCCTCAGGGTCGGCGAGCAGATGCAGTACAGGTCCGAAGAGAAACTCTTCCTCGTCCACTTCTTCGACAACAAGCGCAGCTG GCAATGGCTTCCTAGAGCCAAGATGGTTCCCTTTGGTATCAATAAGACTGTGGACAAGATCAAACTGATGGAGGGCTGCTCCTCTGGCATCCGTAAAGCAGTGCAGACCGCCTTTCATCGCGCTGTGAGCCACCTGAGCCAGGTCAAGGACAAGCCTAGCAGCAAGCCCTGCAATGTGGACTAA
- the LOC135509570 gene encoding bromodomain-containing protein 1-like isoform X2, protein MMKKKVRHYNRMSTPQRAPSPIKPSPNKETLTYAQAQRMVDLEIDGRVHRISIYDKLDVIADDDPTAQEIMECNSNKENNEKPQQVLVRSVRLKNNQQKKSAALTTTHGAAPQGSALLEPKFRAVEYNLPAVPRRPSIYYKYSEKTAEELDEEVEYDMDEEDYAWLDLLNEKRKSEGVSQVSQNLFEFLMDRFEKESFFASQGRSDPQTLIDEDAVCCICMDGDGQDSNVILFCDSCNIAVHQECYGVPYIPEGQWLCRHCLQCPSRPAECVFCPNKGGALKKTDDDRWGHVVCALWVPEVGFSDTVFIEPIDGVSNIPPARWKLTCYLCKEKGAGACIQCHKVNCYTAFHVSCAQKAGLYMKMEPVKEVTDTGSPTFSVKKTAFCCAHTPKGCTRRPLAIYKEGHAKNGVCHKRGDKRGMTRLKGWQKKKSKRIVVVPEEEAPAVPGPSITPSSFDTILNQVSVQKKKAFVERVLSYWMLKRQSRNGVPLIRRLQANPQPPKPEQPDRRVEDNRVMKEQLKEWHRLRHDLERARLLLEMIRKREKIKREEMKLQQSVLEVQLTPFNILLRAVLDQLQEKDQAKIFAQPVSVKEVPDYLDHIKNPMDFSTMRKRIEAHGYKSLEEFEADFNQIIFNCMKYNAKDTFFHKAGLRLQDQGEAILRKTRRYAERIGFDFVSGMHLPEPPKVEALPPFSWDDVDRILNPANRQHMSLEEQLKELLEKLDLSSAMKSSPSRSKRLKLLKKTITDVRSEIYLKTRHPAAASSEPKPADTEDKPLPPTGHSTQEEGGKSLPPPKLEPLNSSPPLVNSDSHSEPPMLKPIKSNADKSQKTSKCNGVKTATSVPQEPVNGHICNPLFPVSDLSFVATSMLAEPSGTGNRRTNVLLCKSKSASLQKPPRTAEHLPGSPPLGAKTFLSVVIPRLETLLLPRKRTHSSSGDCDEDEESPIKRLDTGLANGFVVEPESEASPSRPLEPRRRCASESSISSSGSVLCSTSTVRVPKNGKGRPSMARRSTVDDKNALITCIENGDFTKAAKIAADHRPQDAEGGVSPQRGLSPSTPSGRPQGRRADAVQVRRETLPRPLLRQQAQLAMAS, encoded by the exons AAGAAGAGCGCCGCCCTCACCACCACGCATGGGGCTGCCCCGCAAGGGAGCGCCCTCCTGGAACCCAAGTTCCGCGCAGTGGAGTACAACCTTCCCGCGGTGCCTCGGCGGCCCTCCATATATTATAAGTATTCTGAGAAGACTGCCGAAGAGCTGGATGAGGAAGTGGAGTACGATATGGATGAGGAGGACTACGCTTGGCTGGATCTTCTCAATGAGAAGAGGAAAAGTGAGGGCGTCAGTCAGGTGTCCCAGAACCTCTTTGAGTTCCTTATGGACCGCTTTGAGAAGGAGTCCTTCTTTGCCAGCCAGGGTCGGAGCGACCCGCAGACCCTCATCGATGAGGATGCAGTGTGCTGCATCTGCATGGATGGAGACGGACAGGACAGCAACGTCATCCTCTTCTGTGACTCATGCAACATTGCCGTGCACCAGGAGTGCTACGGTGTTCCCTACATCCCTGAGGGCCAGTGGCTGTGTCGTCACTGCCTCCAGTGCCCCTCACGGCCCGCTGAGTGTGTGTTCTGCCCCAACAAAGGCGGTGCCCTGAAGAAGACTGATGATGACCGCTGGGGCCACGTGGTGTGTGCCCTGTGGGTGCCAGAAGTGGGCTTCTCCGACACAGTCTTTATCGAGCCCATCGACGGTGTCAGCAATATTCCGCCCGCCCGCTGGAAACTCACCTGCTACCTCTGCAAGGAGAAGGGCGCCGGGGCCTGCATCCAGTGTCACAAAGTTAACTGTTACACAGCCTTCCATGTCAGCTGTGCCCAAAAGGCCGGCCTCTACATGAAAATGGAGCCTGTCAAAGAAGTCACAGATACGGGGTCGCCCACTTTCTCTGTGAAGAAAACAGCCTTCTGCTGTGCTCACACTCCTAAAGGGTGCACCCGGAGACCCCTTGCTATCTACAAGGAAGGCCATGCTAAAAACGGTGTCTGTCACAAGAGGGGCGACAAAAGAGGGATGACGAGGTTAAAAGGGTGGCAGAAGAAGAAGAGCAAGAGAATAGTGGTGGTGCCTGAGGAAGAGGCTCCAGCTGTGCCTGGGCCTAGTATAACCCCCAGCAG TTTCGACACGATCCTCAATCAAGTGTCTGTCCAGAAGAAGAAGGCGTTTGTGGAGCGGGTCCTGAGCTACTGGAtgctgaagagacagtcgaggaacGGCGTGCCACTGATCAGGCGGCTACAGGCCAACCCTCAACCCCCCAAACCAGAGCAGCCG GATCGCAGGGTGGAGGATAATCGAGTGATGAAGGAGCAGCTAAAGGAATGGCACCGCCTACGCCACGACCTGGAGCGAGCTCGCCTACTGCTCGAAATGATCAGGAAGAGGgagaagataaagagagaggag ATGAAGCTCCAACAGTCCGTTCTAGAGGTACAGCTCACACCCTTCAACATTCTACTACGCGCTGTCCTGGACCAGCTTCAGGAGAAGGACCAGGCCAAGATCTTTGCCCAGCCTGTCAGCGTTAAAGAG GTGCCTGACTACTTGGACCACATCAAGAACCCAATGGACTTCTCCACCATGAGGAAGCGCATTGAGGCCCACGGCTACAAGAGCCTGGAGGAGTTTGAGGCCGACTTCAACCAGATCATATTCAACTGCATGAAGTACAACGCCAAGGACACGTTCTTCCACAAGGCCGGTCTGCGTCTACAAGACCAAGGCGAGGCCATCCTCAGGAAGACTCGTCGGTATGCAGAGCGAATCGGCTTTGACTTTGTCAGCGGGATGCACCTCCCTGAGCCGCCCAAGGTGGAGGCTCTTCCCCCTTTCTCCTGGGACGATG TGGACCGGATACTAAACCCAGCCAACCGCCAGCACATGTCTTTGGAGGAGCAACTTAAAGAGCTGCTGGAGAAGCTGGACCTGAGCAGTGCCATGAAGTCCAGTCCGTCTCGCAGCAAGCGACTGAAGCTGCTCAAAAAGACCATCACAGATGTTCGCAGCGAGATATACCTAAAGACGAGGCACCCCGCTGCCGCTTCCTCTGAACCGAAACCAGCAGATACTGAGGATAAACCGCTGCCTCCCACTGGACACAGCACACAGGAAGAAG GAGGCAAGTCTTTGCCCCCACCAAAACTAGAGCCGTTGAACTCTTCGCCGCCGCTTGTCAACTCAGACAGTCATTCAGAACCTCCCATGCTCAAGCCCATCAAATCCAATGCAGACAAGAGCCAGAAGACCTCCAAGTGCAACGGCGTCAAGACCGCTACCTCTGTACCCCAGGAACCCGTCAACGGGCACATCTGTAACCCGCTGTTCCCAGTCAGTGACCTCAGTTTCGTGGCCACCTCTATGCTCGCAGAGCCCTCTGGCACGGGCAACAGGCGGACCAATGTGCTCTTATGCAAGTCCAAGAGTGCTAGCCTGCAGAAGCCCCCAAGGACAGCAGAGCACTTGCCCGGCTCCCCGCCGCTGGGGGCCAAAACCTTCCTCTCTGTTGTCATTCCTCGCCTTGAGACCCTCCTTTTACCCAGAAAGAGGACCCACAGCTCCAGTGGAGACTGTGACGAAGATGAGGAATCGCCCATCAAGCGCCTTGACACAG GACTAGCTAATGGCTTTGTCGTTGAGCCAGAGAGCGAGGCTAGCCCCAGTAGGCCGCTGGAGCCTCGCCGACGCTGTGCCTCTGAGTCCAGCATCTCCTCTAGCGGCAGCGTGCTGTGTAGCACAAG CACGGTCAGAGTGCCAAAAAACGGAAAAGGGAGGCCATCCATGGCACGTAGGAGCACAGTGGACGACAAAAACGCACTCATCACCTGTATCGAAAATGGGGACTTTACCAAAGCCGCTAAGATTGCAGCAG ATCATAGACCACAAGATGCCGAGGGCGGGGTGTCACCACAAcggggtctctctccctctaccccctctggACGTCCTCAGGGTCGGCGAGCAGATGCAGTACAGGTCCGAAGAGAAACTCTTCCTCGTCCACTTCTTCGACAACAAGCGCAGCTG GCAATGGCTTCCTAG
- the LOC135509570 gene encoding bromodomain-containing protein 1-like isoform X1 produces MMKKKVRHYNRMSTPQRAPSPIKPSPNKETLTYAQAQRMVDLEIDGRVHRISIYDKLDVIADDDPTAQEIMECNSNKENNEKPQQVLVRSVRLKNNQQKKSAALTTTHGAAPQGSALLEPKFRAVEYNLPAVPRRPSIYYKYSEKTAEELDEEVEYDMDEEDYAWLDLLNEKRKSEGVSQVSQNLFEFLMDRFEKESFFASQGRSDPQTLIDEDAVCCICMDGDGQDSNVILFCDSCNIAVHQECYGVPYIPEGQWLCRHCLQCPSRPAECVFCPNKGGALKKTDDDRWGHVVCALWVPEVGFSDTVFIEPIDGVSNIPPARWKLTCYLCKEKGAGACIQCHKVNCYTAFHVSCAQKAGLYMKMEPVKEVTDTGSPTFSVKKTAFCCAHTPKGCTRRPLAIYKEGHAKNGVCHKRGDKRGMTRLKGWQKKKSKRIVVVPEEEAPAVPGPSITPSSFDTILNQVSVQKKKAFVERVLSYWMLKRQSRNGVPLIRRLQANPQPPKPEQPVSLVDRRVEDNRVMKEQLKEWHRLRHDLERARLLLEMIRKREKIKREEMKLQQSVLEVQLTPFNILLRAVLDQLQEKDQAKIFAQPVSVKEVPDYLDHIKNPMDFSTMRKRIEAHGYKSLEEFEADFNQIIFNCMKYNAKDTFFHKAGLRLQDQGEAILRKTRRYAERIGFDFVSGMHLPEPPKVEALPPFSWDDVDRILNPANRQHMSLEEQLKELLEKLDLSSAMKSSPSRSKRLKLLKKTITDVRSEIYLKTRHPAAASSEPKPADTEDKPLPPTGHSTQEEGGKSLPPPKLEPLNSSPPLVNSDSHSEPPMLKPIKSNADKSQKTSKCNGVKTATSVPQEPVNGHICNPLFPVSDLSFVATSMLAEPSGTGNRRTNVLLCKSKSASLQKPPRTAEHLPGSPPLGAKTFLSVVIPRLETLLLPRKRTHSSSGDCDEDEESPIKRLDTGLANGFVVEPESEASPSRPLEPRRRCASESSISSSGSVLCSTSTVRVPKNGKGRPSMARRSTVDDKNALITCIENGDFTKAAKIAADHRPQDAEGGVSPQRGLSPSTPSGRPQGRRADAVQVRRETLPRPLLRQQAQLAMAS; encoded by the exons AAGAAGAGCGCCGCCCTCACCACCACGCATGGGGCTGCCCCGCAAGGGAGCGCCCTCCTGGAACCCAAGTTCCGCGCAGTGGAGTACAACCTTCCCGCGGTGCCTCGGCGGCCCTCCATATATTATAAGTATTCTGAGAAGACTGCCGAAGAGCTGGATGAGGAAGTGGAGTACGATATGGATGAGGAGGACTACGCTTGGCTGGATCTTCTCAATGAGAAGAGGAAAAGTGAGGGCGTCAGTCAGGTGTCCCAGAACCTCTTTGAGTTCCTTATGGACCGCTTTGAGAAGGAGTCCTTCTTTGCCAGCCAGGGTCGGAGCGACCCGCAGACCCTCATCGATGAGGATGCAGTGTGCTGCATCTGCATGGATGGAGACGGACAGGACAGCAACGTCATCCTCTTCTGTGACTCATGCAACATTGCCGTGCACCAGGAGTGCTACGGTGTTCCCTACATCCCTGAGGGCCAGTGGCTGTGTCGTCACTGCCTCCAGTGCCCCTCACGGCCCGCTGAGTGTGTGTTCTGCCCCAACAAAGGCGGTGCCCTGAAGAAGACTGATGATGACCGCTGGGGCCACGTGGTGTGTGCCCTGTGGGTGCCAGAAGTGGGCTTCTCCGACACAGTCTTTATCGAGCCCATCGACGGTGTCAGCAATATTCCGCCCGCCCGCTGGAAACTCACCTGCTACCTCTGCAAGGAGAAGGGCGCCGGGGCCTGCATCCAGTGTCACAAAGTTAACTGTTACACAGCCTTCCATGTCAGCTGTGCCCAAAAGGCCGGCCTCTACATGAAAATGGAGCCTGTCAAAGAAGTCACAGATACGGGGTCGCCCACTTTCTCTGTGAAGAAAACAGCCTTCTGCTGTGCTCACACTCCTAAAGGGTGCACCCGGAGACCCCTTGCTATCTACAAGGAAGGCCATGCTAAAAACGGTGTCTGTCACAAGAGGGGCGACAAAAGAGGGATGACGAGGTTAAAAGGGTGGCAGAAGAAGAAGAGCAAGAGAATAGTGGTGGTGCCTGAGGAAGAGGCTCCAGCTGTGCCTGGGCCTAGTATAACCCCCAGCAG TTTCGACACGATCCTCAATCAAGTGTCTGTCCAGAAGAAGAAGGCGTTTGTGGAGCGGGTCCTGAGCTACTGGAtgctgaagagacagtcgaggaacGGCGTGCCACTGATCAGGCGGCTACAGGCCAACCCTCAACCCCCCAAACCAGAGCAGCCGGtcagtctagtg GATCGCAGGGTGGAGGATAATCGAGTGATGAAGGAGCAGCTAAAGGAATGGCACCGCCTACGCCACGACCTGGAGCGAGCTCGCCTACTGCTCGAAATGATCAGGAAGAGGgagaagataaagagagaggag ATGAAGCTCCAACAGTCCGTTCTAGAGGTACAGCTCACACCCTTCAACATTCTACTACGCGCTGTCCTGGACCAGCTTCAGGAGAAGGACCAGGCCAAGATCTTTGCCCAGCCTGTCAGCGTTAAAGAG GTGCCTGACTACTTGGACCACATCAAGAACCCAATGGACTTCTCCACCATGAGGAAGCGCATTGAGGCCCACGGCTACAAGAGCCTGGAGGAGTTTGAGGCCGACTTCAACCAGATCATATTCAACTGCATGAAGTACAACGCCAAGGACACGTTCTTCCACAAGGCCGGTCTGCGTCTACAAGACCAAGGCGAGGCCATCCTCAGGAAGACTCGTCGGTATGCAGAGCGAATCGGCTTTGACTTTGTCAGCGGGATGCACCTCCCTGAGCCGCCCAAGGTGGAGGCTCTTCCCCCTTTCTCCTGGGACGATG TGGACCGGATACTAAACCCAGCCAACCGCCAGCACATGTCTTTGGAGGAGCAACTTAAAGAGCTGCTGGAGAAGCTGGACCTGAGCAGTGCCATGAAGTCCAGTCCGTCTCGCAGCAAGCGACTGAAGCTGCTCAAAAAGACCATCACAGATGTTCGCAGCGAGATATACCTAAAGACGAGGCACCCCGCTGCCGCTTCCTCTGAACCGAAACCAGCAGATACTGAGGATAAACCGCTGCCTCCCACTGGACACAGCACACAGGAAGAAG GAGGCAAGTCTTTGCCCCCACCAAAACTAGAGCCGTTGAACTCTTCGCCGCCGCTTGTCAACTCAGACAGTCATTCAGAACCTCCCATGCTCAAGCCCATCAAATCCAATGCAGACAAGAGCCAGAAGACCTCCAAGTGCAACGGCGTCAAGACCGCTACCTCTGTACCCCAGGAACCCGTCAACGGGCACATCTGTAACCCGCTGTTCCCAGTCAGTGACCTCAGTTTCGTGGCCACCTCTATGCTCGCAGAGCCCTCTGGCACGGGCAACAGGCGGACCAATGTGCTCTTATGCAAGTCCAAGAGTGCTAGCCTGCAGAAGCCCCCAAGGACAGCAGAGCACTTGCCCGGCTCCCCGCCGCTGGGGGCCAAAACCTTCCTCTCTGTTGTCATTCCTCGCCTTGAGACCCTCCTTTTACCCAGAAAGAGGACCCACAGCTCCAGTGGAGACTGTGACGAAGATGAGGAATCGCCCATCAAGCGCCTTGACACAG GACTAGCTAATGGCTTTGTCGTTGAGCCAGAGAGCGAGGCTAGCCCCAGTAGGCCGCTGGAGCCTCGCCGACGCTGTGCCTCTGAGTCCAGCATCTCCTCTAGCGGCAGCGTGCTGTGTAGCACAAG CACGGTCAGAGTGCCAAAAAACGGAAAAGGGAGGCCATCCATGGCACGTAGGAGCACAGTGGACGACAAAAACGCACTCATCACCTGTATCGAAAATGGGGACTTTACCAAAGCCGCTAAGATTGCAGCAG ATCATAGACCACAAGATGCCGAGGGCGGGGTGTCACCACAAcggggtctctctccctctaccccctctggACGTCCTCAGGGTCGGCGAGCAGATGCAGTACAGGTCCGAAGAGAAACTCTTCCTCGTCCACTTCTTCGACAACAAGCGCAGCTG GCAATGGCTTCCTAG